GAGCGGCCGGAGGCGGCGCTCGCCGAGGCCGACGAGCTGACCGCCGCGGGCGCCCCGGCCGCGCTCGACGCCGTCGACGCCGGCGCGCTCGGCTCGTACCAGGTGCTCGTCGTGACCGGCGCCGACGCGCCCGCCCGCACCCACGAGCTGCTGCGGGCCGGTCTCGCCGAAGGCCAGCTCCTCATCCCCGCCTGGACGTTCGGCGACCGCGTCGTCGTCGGCCCCCGCTCCGGCGGGCTGACCGCCGGCTGCCTCGGCTGCGCCCTGCTGCGCCTCGGCGACACCACGGACCCCGCGGCCGCGGCGGCGCTCCTCGCGGAGCTGGCGGGGGTCGCCGAGCCGGCCGCGGTGCCGGCGGGCGGTGCGCTGACCGGGCCGGTCGCGGCGATGGTCGGCAACCTGCTCGCGTACGAGGTCTTCCGTACCGCCACCGGCGCGCTGCCCGCGGAGACCGAGGGCCAGGTGCTCATCCAGGACCTCGACTCCCTCGACGTCGTCGCCGAGCCGCTCCGCCCGCACCCGCGCTGCCCGCGGTGCGCGGAACCGGCTTCGGGGCCCGGCGCGGACGGCGGCTCGGAACTGCGGCCCGAGGAGCTGACGGTCGCGGAGCCGGTGACGGTGGAGACGGCCCGCGACGCGGAGGAACTGGTCGCCGGGCTCAACCGGCTCGGTGACGCGCTCATCCGGCCGCACGTCGGCGTCTTCACCCGCTACCGTGACGAGGAGCTGACGCAGACCCCGCTGAAGGTCAGCCGCATCGAGGTGCCGCTGGCCGGCGGCACGCGGCTGGTCTCGGCCTTCGACGTGCACCATCTGGCGGGCGCCCGCGGCCGCGGGCTGCGCGCGGCGGCGGCGCTCTACGCCGAGTACGCCGCGCCCGTACGGCCGCTGCCGGAACTCCCGGCGAGGCTGCGGCGGCTGGAGCCCGGGGCGCTGGTGGCCTCCGGCGGCACGGGGGTCACGGCGGACGGGGTGACGGCGTGGGCGCGGGTCACCTCGCTGCTGACGAAGGACGAAGTCGCCGTGCCCGCGGCGGCGTTGAGCCCCTCGGGGGCGGCGAACCGGGACGGCCTGGTGTTGCGCGGTTCGTGGGGAACAGGTGCGGGGGAGTGCGCGGGCGAGGCGGCGGGGCACGCCCTGCTGTCGGCGCTGGCGCACGAGGCGTTGCTGCGCGCGGCTCGGGGTGGTCACGGGGCTACCCCGGTCCGCGCGCAGCCAACGTCGGATGACCCGGAGTGGGTGTTCCTGGCCCGCTCGGCGGAGACGCTGGGCGTGCCGGTGGAGCTGCTGGACCTGGGGGAGCCGGAGCGCAGCGGGGTGTCGGTGGCGCTGGCCCGGGAGCCCGGGGTGGGCGCGCGCTGGGCGGTGGGGGCGTCGTTCACCCCCGCGGGGGCGGCGGTCGCGGCGCTGCGTGACCTGCTGGGGCAGGTGCAGGTGGCGGCGGAGACGGGCGCGGCGCCGGACACGGGCGACGAGTTGCTGCCGGACCTGGCGCCGGGGGCGATACAGCCGTCCGGCGGGGACGGCGGGGACGGCGGGGACGGCGGCCCGGTGACGTTCCCGGCGGTCCTGGACCGCCTCCGCGCGGCGGGCCGCGACGTGCTGTGGCGGGACACCACCCCGGCCGACCTGCGCTCGGCCGGCCTGTACACCGCCCGGGTGCTGCTGACCACGGAGCTCGCCGGTGCCGACGACTGACGCGTGGACCGCCGGGTGCGAGGCGCTGGCCGCGGACCTGGGCGACCGCTTGTCGGCGCTGCTTGCCGCGCCTCCGGGGGTGGACGTGGCCCCGCTGGGCCTGACGAACGCCTTCGCGGAGCCGGTGGCCGGCCGGGGTGGTGCCGGTGGCGGTGAGCCGCCGGGCCGTAGGGCCGCGGCGTCCGCGGACGCGGTGCCCGTACGGATCTACGGGCGGCACGCCGTCGTCGGGCCGCTCGCGACGTCCGGGCGGCGCGGGTGCGTGCGGTGTCTGGAGCGGCGGTGGCAGGCCGCGCGGTCGCGGCAACTGCGCGAGGCCGTCGAACTCGGGGGTGACACCGGGGCCGCCGGGGTGCCCCCGCACTGGGGGCCGTTCGCCGCCGAGGCGCTCGCCGGTGTCGTGGCCGAGGCCGTCTCCGCGGCCCGCCGTGAGACCACCGCCCGCCGTGAGACCACCGCCCGCCCTGAGACCGCTGACCGCCGTGAGGACACCGCCGCTCGCGATGCCTCCGCCCCCCGCGCAGCCGGCGGTCTCCCCACCGCCGAACCCCGCCCCGCCCCCTTCCCCCACGTCCACCAGCTCGACCTCGGCGACCTCACCGTCCGCCGCTACCCCCTCGTCCCCGACCCCGAGTGCCCCCGCTGCGGCCCCAGCGAGCGCGACTCCGCCGACGCCGCCGTCCTCGACCTCGCGCCGTCCCCCAAGTACCGCCCCGGCGCCTTCCGTACCCGCGCGCTCGCGGACTACGACCTGCCCATCGCCGCGTTCGCCAACCCCGTCTGCGGCGCCCTCGGGCCCACCGTCGTGCTCGACGTGTCGTCCACCTCCACCTCCGCCACCATCGGCTGCTTCTCGCTCCGCTCCGGCGACTACCTCCGCGAGACCTTCTGGGGCGGCCACGCCGACACCTTCCGCGACAGCCTGCGCATCGGCGTCCTGGAGGGCCTGGAGCGCTACGCCGGCATGCGCCCGCGCGCCCGCGCGACCACCGTGCGGGCCAGTCTCGACCAGCTCACCGCCGCCGGGCGGCCCGCCCTCGACCCCCGCCGCTGCGGGCTCTACGCCCCCGAGTTCCACGCCGCGACGGGCATTGCCCCGTTCACGGCAGACCGCGAAATCTCCTGGGTCTGGGGCCACTCCCTCACCGGGGACCGCCCCCTGCTCGTACCCGAGGTGCTGACGTACTACCACACCCCCGGGCTCGCCGACCGGTTCGTGCAGGAGAGCTCCAACGGCTGTGCCTCCGGCGGCTCCGCGGCCGAGGCCGTCTACTACGGGCTCATGGAGGTCGTCGAGCGCGACGCCTTCCTCCTCGCCTGGTACGGGCAGCAGCCCCTGACCGAGCTGGACCCCGCCTCCGCCACCCGCCCCGCCACCCGGCAGATGGTCGCGCGGCTGGAGATGTACGGCTACCGCGCCCGGTTCTTCGACGCCGCGCTCACCTTCCCCATCCCCGTCGTCACCGGCGTCGCCGAGCGCTACGACGGCGGTCCCGGACGGATGTGCTTCGGCGCCGGCGCCGGGCTCGACCCCGAGGCGGCGCTCGCCTCCGCGCTGGACGAGATCGCCACCGACGCCGTCAACCTCGCGGGCCGTACGGAGCGCGAGGAGGTCAGGCTGAAGGCGATGGCCGCCGACTTCGGCCGGGTCGCCGCCCTCCACGACCACCCGCTCGTCTACGGGCTGCCGGAGATGGCCCGGCACGCCGACTTCCTCCTCGGGGCCGGCCGCCCGCCCGTGCCGCTGCACGAGCGCTACGGCACCCGCACCCTGCCCGTCTCCGACGACCTCGCCGACGACGCCGCCGCGTGCGTGGCGGCGGTCGCGGAGGCCGGGTTCGAGGTGATCGTCGTCGACCAGACCCTGCCCGAGCAGCGGGAGCGGGGGCTGTGGACGGTGAGCGTGCTCGTACCGGGGCTGCTGCCCATCGACTTCGGCTGGTCCCGGCAGCGGGCGCTGCGCATGCCCCGGCTGCGCACCGGGCTGCGCGAGGCCGGCCTCCGCGACCACGACCTCGCCGACGCCGAGCTGAACCCCGCACCGCACCCGTTCCCCTGACCGGCCCGAGAACCCCGAGAACCCCGCGAACCGCCGAAGCCACCACCCGGAGAAGGAGCAGACGATGGGATACGCCCACGGATACGCGACCGCGATCATGCATCGCGGCCGGGTGCCGATGGAGCCGGTGGACTTCGTGCCCGACTGGGCGGACGGTCCCCGCAAGACCAAGCACTACCCCGGTACGGACCGGCTGCCGTTGCCCGCCGGGCCCGCCTACCCCGCGTACGCCACCGTCGAGCGCGGGCTGCTGACCCCCGCGGGCGGCGGGGGGCCGGCGTTCGACCTCGGGCTGCTCGCCGGGCTGCTGCGGGACTCGTACGGGCTGGTGGGACGGCGCCTCGGCGTGCAGGCCAACACGGACCTGGGCGCCCTGCCGTTCTACCCGCTCGCCAACTGGTCCCGCGGCACCGCCTCCGGCGGCGGGCTGTATCCCGTCTCCGTCTACTGGGTCAGCGGCCCCTCCGCGCCCGTACCGCCCGGCGTGCACCACTACTCGCCCCGCCACCACGCGCTGCGCCGGCTGCTCACCGGCGACGTCAGCGGCGTGGTGCGCGAGGCGCTGGGGGAGGGGGCGCCGGGTCCCGAGACGGACCAGTTCCTGGTGCTGGGCGTGAAGTACTGGCAGAACTCCTTCAAGTACAACAGCTTCTCCTTCCACGCCGTGAGCATGGACGTGGGCGCGCTGCTGGGCACCTGGCGGACGTGGGCGGGCGCGCGGGGGACGGCGCTGGAGCCCGCGCTCTGGTTCGACGAGGAGCGGCTGGCGCGGTTGCTCGGGGTCGCGGGCGACGAGGAGGGGATCTTCGCCGTCGTACCGCTGCCCTGGGCGGGGTACGGGGCCGCCGCGCGGCCCGGGGACGGCGCCCCCGCCGCGCCGCTGCCCGCGCCGCCACCGGAGGTCTCCGTCCGCCACCGCGACCGCGAACGCTCCCGTACCGTCCTCGACTTCGAGGCCCTCACCGCCATGCAGCGCGCCACCGCCGCCGACGCCACCGCCCGCCCCGCCCCGGGCGCGCTCGCCGCCGCGGCCGCCGCGCCCGTGGCCGGGCGGCCCGAGACGCCGCTGCCGCGGCGGGCGCCGCTGGCCCGGGACGTACGCGGGGCGCTGCGCGCGCGGCGCAGCAGCTTCGGCCGGTTCGCGGCCGAACGGCCGCTGGACGGCGCCCATCTGACGTCCTGCCTGGCCGCAGCCGCGGGCGGCGCCCGGCTCGGCGGGGACGCGGCGGCGGCGGGCGCGGACGGCCTCGTCACGATGTACGCGCTGGTCAACCACGTGGCCGGGGTGGAGCCCGGCACGTACGCGTACGTGCCGGACGGCGACCCCGGCGCGCTGCGGTGCGTCTCGGCGGAGCCGCCCGGCGCGTTCCTCCAGGAGAACTACTTCCTCGCCAACTACAACCTGGAGCAGGCCGCCGCCGTCCTCGTGCCCACGGTCCGCACGCACAGCGTGCTGGACGCGGTGGGCGACCGCGGCTATCGCCTGGTCAACGCGCTGATCGGCGGCGTCGCCCAGGCCACGTACACCGCCGCGGCGGCGCTGGACGTCGGCTGCGGGGTGGCGCTGGGCTTCGACAACATCGCGTACCGCGAGCGGTTCGAGCTGCTGGAGACGGACGAGATGCCGCTGCTGATCATGATGCTGGGCCACGAGCGGCGCGGCGCGGCCGACTTCCGCTTCGAGATCGCCTGAGGGGGCGGGAATGGCAACGACGACGGCTCCGGCCGACAGCGCGGTGCGCACCGCGCCCTCCCTCGGCCCGCGGTTCCTCGCCCGCATCGCCGGGCTGCCGGCCGATACCGTACGGGCCCTGAGGTCGCCCGCCGTACGGGACTGGGCGGACGGCGTGCTCGCCGCCGAGGCCCGGCTCGCGAAGAGCGCCGGGCCGCTGGGCGACCGGCTGCACGACCTCGTCGCCGGACGGGACGACGAGCAGGTGCGGCGCGACCTGCTGCGGCTGCGCCGGGAGGTGTTCAACGGGCGGCGCCCCGCCGACCCCGCGGCCGCGCTCGCGCTCGTCGGCGGGCTGGCGCCGCAGGTCGCCGAGGTGCTGCGGGGCTGGCTGGAGCTGCGGGCCCGGCTGGACGACGACCTGGCGGCGGGCGAGGAGCTGTTCACGGGCGAACTGCTGCGTACGCGAGGCGCGTTGCGCGCCGTGCTCGGCGAGGACCGGCTGCGCGGCGGCGTGCTGCTGGCCTCGCCCCTGCTCGACGCCCAGCTCGACGCCTTCGCCGCCTCCGACCCGGCGCGCGCGGACAAGCGGACGCGGAAGGTGGAGCGTTCGCTGCTCGCCTACCTCTACCGCACGGCGTGCAAGACGAGCCCGTTCGCCGCCTTCACGTCGGTCGCGCTGGGCCGCCTCACGGACTCCGCCCCGGCCGGGGGCGCGCCCCTGCGCATCACCGGCCCCTACACCCCCCGCAGCCACCCGCGCCTCAACGTCCTCGCCGTCGGCCGCCTCGCCGACGCC
The Streptomyces sp. CNQ-509 DNA segment above includes these coding regions:
- a CDS encoding TOMM precursor leader peptide-binding protein, whose protein sequence is MPRAFDDLAAMRPRLRRDVLFTQTPGGVLFHNADGGFHLTGRTAYRFASLIVPHLDGSRPLTDICAGLGAPQRAMVAELVGSLVERDFARDAAPAAEPGPPAAVTERFAAQIAYVDHYVDEAAARFARFRGTRVAVLGTGEAARWCVLGLIRNGLAAVAAEERPEAALAEADELTAAGAPAALDAVDAGALGSYQVLVVTGADAPARTHELLRAGLAEGQLLIPAWTFGDRVVVGPRSGGLTAGCLGCALLRLGDTTDPAAAAALLAELAGVAEPAAVPAGGALTGPVAAMVGNLLAYEVFRTATGALPAETEGQVLIQDLDSLDVVAEPLRPHPRCPRCAEPASGPGADGGSELRPEELTVAEPVTVETARDAEELVAGLNRLGDALIRPHVGVFTRYRDEELTQTPLKVSRIEVPLAGGTRLVSAFDVHHLAGARGRGLRAAAALYAEYAAPVRPLPELPARLRRLEPGALVASGGTGVTADGVTAWARVTSLLTKDEVAVPAAALSPSGAANRDGLVLRGSWGTGAGECAGEAAGHALLSALAHEALLRAARGGHGATPVRAQPTSDDPEWVFLARSAETLGVPVELLDLGEPERSGVSVALAREPGVGARWAVGASFTPAGAAVAALRDLLGQVQVAAETGAAPDTGDELLPDLAPGAIQPSGGDGGDGGDGGPVTFPAVLDRLRAAGRDVLWRDTTPADLRSAGLYTARVLLTTELAGADD
- a CDS encoding TOMM precursor leader peptide-binding protein, encoding MPTTDAWTAGCEALAADLGDRLSALLAAPPGVDVAPLGLTNAFAEPVAGRGGAGGGEPPGRRAAASADAVPVRIYGRHAVVGPLATSGRRGCVRCLERRWQAARSRQLREAVELGGDTGAAGVPPHWGPFAAEALAGVVAEAVSAARRETTARRETTARPETADRREDTAARDASAPRAAGGLPTAEPRPAPFPHVHQLDLGDLTVRRYPLVPDPECPRCGPSERDSADAAVLDLAPSPKYRPGAFRTRALADYDLPIAAFANPVCGALGPTVVLDVSSTSTSATIGCFSLRSGDYLRETFWGGHADTFRDSLRIGVLEGLERYAGMRPRARATTVRASLDQLTAAGRPALDPRRCGLYAPEFHAATGIAPFTADREISWVWGHSLTGDRPLLVPEVLTYYHTPGLADRFVQESSNGCASGGSAAEAVYYGLMEVVERDAFLLAWYGQQPLTELDPASATRPATRQMVARLEMYGYRARFFDAALTFPIPVVTGVAERYDGGPGRMCFGAGAGLDPEAALASALDEIATDAVNLAGRTEREEVRLKAMAADFGRVAALHDHPLVYGLPEMARHADFLLGAGRPPVPLHERYGTRTLPVSDDLADDAAACVAAVAEAGFEVIVVDQTLPEQRERGLWTVSVLVPGLLPIDFGWSRQRALRMPRLRTGLREAGLRDHDLADAELNPAPHPFP
- a CDS encoding nitroreductase family protein, whose amino-acid sequence is MGYAHGYATAIMHRGRVPMEPVDFVPDWADGPRKTKHYPGTDRLPLPAGPAYPAYATVERGLLTPAGGGGPAFDLGLLAGLLRDSYGLVGRRLGVQANTDLGALPFYPLANWSRGTASGGGLYPVSVYWVSGPSAPVPPGVHHYSPRHHALRRLLTGDVSGVVREALGEGAPGPETDQFLVLGVKYWQNSFKYNSFSFHAVSMDVGALLGTWRTWAGARGTALEPALWFDEERLARLLGVAGDEEGIFAVVPLPWAGYGAAARPGDGAPAAPLPAPPPEVSVRHRDRERSRTVLDFEALTAMQRATAADATARPAPGALAAAAAAPVAGRPETPLPRRAPLARDVRGALRARRSSFGRFAAERPLDGAHLTSCLAAAAGGARLGGDAAAAGADGLVTMYALVNHVAGVEPGTYAYVPDGDPGALRCVSAEPPGAFLQENYFLANYNLEQAAAVLVPTVRTHSVLDAVGDRGYRLVNALIGGVAQATYTAAAALDVGCGVALGFDNIAYRERFELLETDEMPLLIMMLGHERRGAADFRFEIA